A window from Gemmatimonadota bacterium encodes these proteins:
- a CDS encoding phytanoyl-CoA dioxygenase family protein: protein MDKSHLLTDMEMVGFIVNGYHLLELDLSEGLNERIAGRLDELDHNPGDAIAEEVPELWQAVEHPAVKGALVSLLGEDYEVQGHRHWHCKQPHTGHMSWHQDSTNSRDTRIDRLLGLFYPTDITPEMGPTIIVPGTQFRNAPTDRMATYTNIHGQVPMVVRAGTFALTHYDLWHGTAANRTSIKRHMIKFLFRRVRDNRAPTWNHDPESMNVPTAWGGKRDDPKNVLSFGNPIGVGQSDHYKERQIRWKCWNNLLGVADAPDR, encoded by the coding sequence ATGGATAAATCCCATCTGCTCACGGATATGGAGATGGTCGGATTTATCGTAAACGGCTATCACCTGCTCGAACTCGATCTTTCCGAGGGACTCAACGAGCGCATCGCCGGCCGGCTGGACGAACTGGACCACAATCCCGGCGACGCCATCGCGGAGGAGGTGCCGGAGCTCTGGCAGGCGGTCGAACATCCCGCCGTGAAAGGCGCCCTGGTCAGCCTGCTCGGCGAGGACTACGAGGTACAGGGCCACCGCCACTGGCACTGCAAGCAGCCGCACACCGGCCACATGTCCTGGCACCAGGACAGCACCAACAGCCGGGATACCCGCATCGACCGGCTGCTCGGGCTGTTCTATCCCACCGACATCACCCCGGAGATGGGACCCACGATCATCGTCCCGGGCACGCAGTTCCGCAACGCGCCCACGGACCGCATGGCCACCTACACCAACATCCATGGACAGGTGCCGATGGTCGTCAGGGCCGGGACCTTCGCCCTGACCCACTATGACCTCTGGCACGGTACCGCGGCCAATCGAACATCCATCAAACGCCACATGATCAAGTTCCTTTTCAGGCGGGTGCGGGACAACCGGGCGCCGACCTGGAACCACGATCCCGAATCCATGAACGTGCCCACCGCCTGGGGCGGGAAACGGGACGATCCAAAGAACGTCCTGTCTTTCGGCAACCCCATCGGCGTCGGGCAAAGCGATCACTACAAGGAGCGCCAGATTCGGTGGAAATGCTGGAACAACCTGCTGGGAGTTGCCGATGCGCCTGACCGTTAG